In one window of Toxotes jaculatrix isolate fToxJac2 chromosome 10, fToxJac2.pri, whole genome shotgun sequence DNA:
- the LOC121188309 gene encoding matrin-3-like isoform X5, translating into MSHKHPYRQPPSDSDLRPDPGPYRSSDLDHPSPDHDFYRPPQESFSSPYASSSSSRGSAPWPQDRALSILSSLGLEPGDLSLLAELPEDVLTVESLPHVLKQIKGKRGTVRPSPPNAACPSSFSSSSSPSYPPSSACRPAVSSCGGGWDQLLSQSVQYPLHQIPPSPLPSEQVQDHWGNPRTSSNVVADPPSSSSSSIYVVDFHHRPGPSDYGKTGRASGPVSSQDRPSFRSGEQKKRTHPSRFSEPGSAGYRSVPPPDAQGGRPKSETSSIRRSLHTATASMPSKREAQDFHGMCPQVFPYSCSLCDITVLSEKVWIKHINNTQHANGQLSLLQQFPNWDCRMETLSRADNQSEKRKDEANPAQPPQSANQSQKPEQNKQKKTSEKGKVVCVKFPAQSVDETYLRKLTEPFGKIVKILMFPSLAFVELGSVDQAKDLVKFHVNYPPTVNGEQMEFSISSTFSFLQSSQVVSFTPAPTGEDGQSDLISIIKRFGPPLYTLFLPSAASVEMKNAADAQKLVDYYSSNTLRINNDVLKVSFSGQYKTLMRVASAKKYEEEMTPAKRTRSQSREDEDKTAETKRRKSSCKDKVEQIEEEGGKSSRERRTRSTSRDKSIRERRTRSTSRDKSIRERRTRSTSRDKSIRERRTRSTSRDKSIRERRTRSTSRDKSIRERRTRSTSRDKSIRERRTRSTSRDKSKTKSSRERTNFRSRSRDKSRTRSKSRSRDKYREKSRSTDKSSRRSSSQNRSREKTVEPEKAENPDSESRTDPEPAPVRDSRPETTETEQSEEEAESSAEESDIEGMEVIGEDGESLEDEDKESLDDAEEEEEASEGNHGPAERPDSPGQGEEKEVKDGETEDQDTPVIEEREEDSETAETQQDHDEEEPSFPVDLENCITLDELDEDESDDQEIGAEPESTRVLYFRNLPLRFYTDTEFVRLVKGSGKAVRYLLIRQQREGFIEMSSSSEAVRAVRDLTCTPVTFHGCKLSVQFSDKYKRLTNWWDVQSDEDEDEEKRSERRSWSSRRRSERRSSSRRSERRSKSKTSDRDEKESSQKSPDKESGSNKSTKKESTNKRSSGNKSASRKTLEEEEDKKTQDKDVKNTSEKESAARETPEKETANEKTTEVSVSIKTEETDSAAEKTTGKDLTPETNPETETPQRRGTHEKDPAPEKPLKTKSESDEAPAEEELMVNDASGKGTVEICEEERSAGLTVSELHRVWSPGQPDSGDPKPQTEQKPAAADRLQELSLEQKPGPAGGAAEPETPTKPVGTEFVRPVVGYFCNLCQVIYADEDEAKLQHCSSLTHYRKYQVTAGGRTAAGSGSSGVLGAAVCSGFRVLTC; encoded by the exons ATGTCTCACAAGCACCCATACAGACAACCACCGTCGGACTCTGACCTCAGACCCGATCCTGGACCTTACAGATCCTCAGACCTCGACCACCCCTCCCCGGACCACGACTTTTACAGGCCACCTCAGGAGTCCTTCTCCTCGCCCTACgcgtcctcttcctcttccagagGCTCGGCTCCGTGGCCGCAGGACCGCGCTCTCAGCATCCTGAGCAGCCTTGGTCTGGAGCCCGGCGACCTGTCTCTGCTGGCCGAACTGCCTGAGGACGTCCTCACTGTGGAGTCCCTGCCTCATGTCCTCAAACAGAtcaaaggaaagagagggacCGTCAGACCTTCCCCTCCCAACGCTGCGTGTccatcctccttctcctcctcttcctcaccctctTATCCTCCCAGCTCTGCCTGTCGACCTGCCGTCAGCTCCTGCGGCGGAGGCTGGGATCAGCTTCTCAGCCAGTCGGTCCAGTACCCGCTTCACCAGATTCCTCCCAGTCCTCTTCCATCTGAGCAGGTCCAGGACCACTGGGGGAATCCCAGAACCAGTAGTAATGTCGTAGCAGacccaccatcatcatcatcatcatccatctATGTGGTGGACTTCCATCACAGACCAGGACCCTCTGACTATGGTAAGACAGGCAGAGCCTCTGGTCCAGTTTCCTCTCAGGACCGACCTTCTTTCAGGTCTggggaacagaaaaaaagaactcaTCCTTCCCGTTTCTCTGAGCCCGGATCAGCTGGTTACAGGTCAGTTCCTCCGCCTGACGCTCAGGGGGGACGCCCCAAGTCTGAAACCTCTTCCATCAGGAGGAGCCTGCACACTGCCACCGCCTCGATGCCCTCCAAGAGAGAAGCTCAGGATTTCCACGGGATGTGTCCACAGGTGTTCCCGTACTCGTGCTCTCTGTGTGATATCACTGTGCTGTCAGAGAAG gtttggatcaaacacatcaacaacacTCAGCATGCGAACGGACAGCTCAGCCTGCTGCAGCA GTTTCCGAACTGGGACTGTCGTATGGAGACACTCAGCAG GGCTGACAACCaatcagagaagaggaaggatgAAGCAAACCCCGCCCAGCCAccacagtcagccaatcagagccagA aGCCAGAGcagaataaacagaagaag ACGTCAGAGAAAGGTAAAGTGGTGTGTGTGAAGTTTCCCGCTCAGTCTGTGGATGAGACGTATCTGAGGAAACTGACCGAACCGTTTGGAAAGATCGTGAAGATCCTCATGTTTCCATCTTTG GCGTTCGTGGAGCTGGGCTCCGTCGATCAGGCAAAGGACTTGGTGAAGTTCCACGTTAACTATCCTCCAACTGTGAACGGAGAGCAGATGGAGTTCAGCATCTCCAGCACCTTCAGCTTCCTCCAG agttCTCAGGTGGTGAGCTTCACTCCAGCTCCAACGGGAGAAGACGGCCAATCAGATCTGATCAGCATCATCAAGCGCTTCGGTCCGCCGCTCTACACCCTGTTCCTGCCCTCTGCG gcGTCTGTGGAGATGAAAAACGCTGCGGACGCTCAGAAGCTGGTTGATTATTATTCGTCCAACACTCTGAGGATCAACAACGACGTCCTCAAAGTTTCCTTCTCTGGACAATACAAGACTCTCAT gCGGGTGGCGTCAGCCAAGAAGTACGAAGAGGAAATGACTCCGGCCAAGAGGACGAGGAGTCAGAGCCGAGAGGACGAGGACAAGACGGCAGAAaccaagaggaggaagagcagctgTAAAGACAAGGTGGAGCagatagaggaggagggagggaaatccagcagagagaggaggaccaGGTCCACATCCAGAGATAAATCCATCAGGGAGAGGAGGACCAGGTCCACATCCAGAGATAAATCCATCAGGGAGAGGAGGACCAGGTCCACATCCAGAGATAAATCCATCAGGGAGAGGAGGACCAGGTCCACATCCAGAGATAAATCCATCAGGGAGAGGAGGACCAGGTCCACATCCAGAGATAAATCCATCAGGGAGAGGAGGACCAGGTCCACATCCAGAGATAAATCCATCAGGGAGAGGAGGACCAGGTCCACATCCAGAGATAAATCAAAAACTAaatccagcagagagaggacCAACTTCAGATCCAGATCTAGAGATAAGTCCAGAACAAGGTCTAAGTCCAGATCCAGagacaaatacagagaaaagtCCAGGTCCACAGATAAATCCAGCAGGAGGTCCTCCAGCCAGAACAGGTCCAGAGAAAAGACAGTGGAACCAGAGAAAGCTGAGAACCCCG ACTCTGAGTCCAGAACTGATCCTGAACCAGCTCCTGTCCGTGACTCCAGACCTGAAACTACAGAGACTGAACAGAGCGAAGAGGAAGCAGA GTCGTCTGCGGAGGAGAGCGACATCGAGGGGATGGAGGTGATCGGAGAGGATGGTGAGAGTCTGGAGGACGAAGACAAGGAAAGTCTGGatgatgctgaggaggaggaggaagcttcTGAGGGAAACCACGGTCCAGCAGAGAGGCCTGACTCACCTGGACAAG GGGAAGAAAAGGAGGTGAAGGATGGAGAGACTGAAGATCAGGACACACCTGTGatagaggagagggaggaggactcAGAGACGGCAGAGACTCAGCAGGACCACGACGAG GAGGAACCCAGTTTCCCAGTAGACCTGGAGAACTGCATCACTCTGGATGAACTGGACGAGGACGAGTCTGATGACCAGG AGATCGGAGCTGAACCTGAG TCCACCAGAGTGCTGTACTTCAGAAACCTGCCGCTGCGTTTCTACACCGACACAGAGTTCGTCAGACTGGTCAAAGGTTCTGGGAAGGCGGTGCGGTACCTGCTGATCCGCCAACAGCGAGAG GGTTTCATCGAGATGTCGAGTTCTTCAGAGGCTGTGAGAGCTGTCAGAGATCTGACCTGCACACCTGTCACCTTCCACGGCTGCAAACTCAGCGTCCAGTTCTCCGACAAATACAAGAGACTCACCAACTG GTGGGATGTTCAGTCGGAcgaggacgaggacgaggagAAGAGGAGCGAGCGCCGGAgttggagcagcaggaggaggagtgagcgccggagcagcagcaggaggagcgaGAGACGGAGCAAATCCAAAACCTCCGATAGAGACGAGAAAGAGTCCTCACAAAAGAGTCCAGACAAAGAGTCGGGATCCAATAAGTCTACAAAGAAAGAGTCAACCAACAAAAGGTCTTCAGGAAACAAATCAGCCTCCAGAAAgactctggaggaggaggaggacaaaaagACTCAAGACAAGGAtgtcaaaaacacatcagagaagGAATCAGCTGCTAGAGAGACtccagagaaagagacagcCAATGAAAAAACTACAGAAGTATCAGTGTCCATAAAGACTGAAGAGACAGACTCAGCTGCTGAGAAGACCACCGGAAAGGACCTGACCCCAGAGACGAACCCAGAGACCGAGAcaccacagaggagagggaCGCATGAGAAGGACCCAGCGCCTGAAAAACCCCTGAAGACAAAGTCGGAGAGCGACGAGGCTCCAGCCGAGGAGGAGCTGATGGTGAACGACGCCTCCGGAAAAGGAACAGTAGAGATTTGTGAGGAGGAGCGATCAGCTGGACTCACTGTGTCTGAGCTTCACAGAGTCTGGAGTCCAGGTCAGCCAGACTCTGGAGATCCCAAACCACAAACAGAACAG AAACCCGCTGCTGCAGATCGGCTACAGGAGCTCAGCCTGGAACAGAAGCCAGGACCtgcagggggcgctgcagaACCCGAGACACCCACCAAACCTGTTG gaaCGGAGTTTGTTCGGCCAGTCGTCGGTTATTTCTGTAACCTGTGTCAGGTGATCTACGCAGACGAGGACGAAGCCaaactgcagcactgcagcagtcTGACCCACTACAGGAAGTACCAGGTGACAGCTGGAGGCCGAACAGCAGCAGGCTCAGGGTCCTCAGG GGTCCTCGGGGCTGCTGTTTGTTCAGGTTTCAGAGTCCTAAcatgttaa
- the LOC121188309 gene encoding matrin-3-like isoform X6, whose translation MSHKHPYRQPPSDSDLRPDPGPYRSSDLDHPSPDHDFYRPPQESFSSPYASSSSSRGSAPWPQDRALSILSSLGLEPGDLSLLAELPEDVLTVESLPHVLKQIKGKRGTVRPSPPNAACPSSFSSSSSPSYPPSSACRPAVSSCGGGWDQLLSQSVQYPLHQIPPSPLPSEQVQDHWGNPRTSSNVVADPPSSSSSSIYVVDFHHRPGPSDYGKTGRASGPVSSQDRPSFRSGEQKKRTHPSRFSEPGSAGYRSVPPPDAQGGRPKSETSSIRRSLHTATASMPSKREAQDFHGMCPQVFPYSCSLCDITVLSEKVWIKHINNTQHANGQLSLLQQFPNWDCRMETLSRADNQSEKRKDEANPAQPPQSANQSQKPEQNKQKKTSEKGKVVCVKFPAQSVDETYLRKLTEPFGKIVKILMFPSLAFVELGSVDQAKDLVKFHVNYPPTVNGEQMEFSISSTFSFLQSSQVVSFTPAPTGEDGQSDLISIIKRFGPPLYTLFLPSAASVEMKNAADAQKLVDYYSSNTLRINNDVLKVSFSGQYKTLMRVASAKKYEEEMTPAKRTRSQSREDEDKTAETKRRKSSCKDKVEQIEEEGGKSSRERRTRSTSRDKSIRERRTRSTSRDKSIRERRTRSTSRDKSIRERRTRSTSRDKSIRERRTRSTSRDKSIRERRTRSTSRDKSIRERRTRSTSRDKSKTKSSRERTNFRSRSRDKSRTRSKSRSRDKYREKSRSTDKSSRRSSSQNRSREKTVEPEKAENPDSESRTDPEPAPVRDSRPETTETEQSEEEAESSAEESDIEGMEVIGEDGESLEDEDKESLDDAEEEEEASEGNHGPAERPDSPGQGEEKEVKDGETEDQDTPVIEEREEDSETAETQQDHDEEEPSFPVDLENCITLDELDEDESDDQEIGAEPESTRVLYFRNLPLRFYTDTEFVRLVKGSGKAVRYLLIRQQREGFIEMSSSSEAVRAVRDLTCTPVTFHGCKLSVQFSDKYKRLTNWWDVQSDEDEDEEKRSERRSWSSRRRSERRSSSRRSERRSKSKTSDRDEKESSQKSPDKESGSNKSTKKESTNKRSSGNKSASRKTLEEEEDKKTQDKDVKNTSEKESAARETPEKETANEKTTEVSVSIKTEETDSAAEKTTGKDLTPETNPETETPQRRGTHEKDPAPEKPLKTKSESDEAPAEEEERSAGLTVSELHRVWSPGQPDSGDPKPQTEQKPAAADRLQELSLEQKPGPAGGAAEPETPTKPVGTEFVRPVVGYFCNLCQVIYADEDEAKLQHCSSLTHYRKYQVTAGGRTAAGSGSSGVLGAAVCSGFRVLTC comes from the exons ATGTCTCACAAGCACCCATACAGACAACCACCGTCGGACTCTGACCTCAGACCCGATCCTGGACCTTACAGATCCTCAGACCTCGACCACCCCTCCCCGGACCACGACTTTTACAGGCCACCTCAGGAGTCCTTCTCCTCGCCCTACgcgtcctcttcctcttccagagGCTCGGCTCCGTGGCCGCAGGACCGCGCTCTCAGCATCCTGAGCAGCCTTGGTCTGGAGCCCGGCGACCTGTCTCTGCTGGCCGAACTGCCTGAGGACGTCCTCACTGTGGAGTCCCTGCCTCATGTCCTCAAACAGAtcaaaggaaagagagggacCGTCAGACCTTCCCCTCCCAACGCTGCGTGTccatcctccttctcctcctcttcctcaccctctTATCCTCCCAGCTCTGCCTGTCGACCTGCCGTCAGCTCCTGCGGCGGAGGCTGGGATCAGCTTCTCAGCCAGTCGGTCCAGTACCCGCTTCACCAGATTCCTCCCAGTCCTCTTCCATCTGAGCAGGTCCAGGACCACTGGGGGAATCCCAGAACCAGTAGTAATGTCGTAGCAGacccaccatcatcatcatcatcatccatctATGTGGTGGACTTCCATCACAGACCAGGACCCTCTGACTATGGTAAGACAGGCAGAGCCTCTGGTCCAGTTTCCTCTCAGGACCGACCTTCTTTCAGGTCTggggaacagaaaaaaagaactcaTCCTTCCCGTTTCTCTGAGCCCGGATCAGCTGGTTACAGGTCAGTTCCTCCGCCTGACGCTCAGGGGGGACGCCCCAAGTCTGAAACCTCTTCCATCAGGAGGAGCCTGCACACTGCCACCGCCTCGATGCCCTCCAAGAGAGAAGCTCAGGATTTCCACGGGATGTGTCCACAGGTGTTCCCGTACTCGTGCTCTCTGTGTGATATCACTGTGCTGTCAGAGAAG gtttggatcaaacacatcaacaacacTCAGCATGCGAACGGACAGCTCAGCCTGCTGCAGCA GTTTCCGAACTGGGACTGTCGTATGGAGACACTCAGCAG GGCTGACAACCaatcagagaagaggaaggatgAAGCAAACCCCGCCCAGCCAccacagtcagccaatcagagccagA aGCCAGAGcagaataaacagaagaag ACGTCAGAGAAAGGTAAAGTGGTGTGTGTGAAGTTTCCCGCTCAGTCTGTGGATGAGACGTATCTGAGGAAACTGACCGAACCGTTTGGAAAGATCGTGAAGATCCTCATGTTTCCATCTTTG GCGTTCGTGGAGCTGGGCTCCGTCGATCAGGCAAAGGACTTGGTGAAGTTCCACGTTAACTATCCTCCAACTGTGAACGGAGAGCAGATGGAGTTCAGCATCTCCAGCACCTTCAGCTTCCTCCAG agttCTCAGGTGGTGAGCTTCACTCCAGCTCCAACGGGAGAAGACGGCCAATCAGATCTGATCAGCATCATCAAGCGCTTCGGTCCGCCGCTCTACACCCTGTTCCTGCCCTCTGCG gcGTCTGTGGAGATGAAAAACGCTGCGGACGCTCAGAAGCTGGTTGATTATTATTCGTCCAACACTCTGAGGATCAACAACGACGTCCTCAAAGTTTCCTTCTCTGGACAATACAAGACTCTCAT gCGGGTGGCGTCAGCCAAGAAGTACGAAGAGGAAATGACTCCGGCCAAGAGGACGAGGAGTCAGAGCCGAGAGGACGAGGACAAGACGGCAGAAaccaagaggaggaagagcagctgTAAAGACAAGGTGGAGCagatagaggaggagggagggaaatccagcagagagaggaggaccaGGTCCACATCCAGAGATAAATCCATCAGGGAGAGGAGGACCAGGTCCACATCCAGAGATAAATCCATCAGGGAGAGGAGGACCAGGTCCACATCCAGAGATAAATCCATCAGGGAGAGGAGGACCAGGTCCACATCCAGAGATAAATCCATCAGGGAGAGGAGGACCAGGTCCACATCCAGAGATAAATCCATCAGGGAGAGGAGGACCAGGTCCACATCCAGAGATAAATCCATCAGGGAGAGGAGGACCAGGTCCACATCCAGAGATAAATCAAAAACTAaatccagcagagagaggacCAACTTCAGATCCAGATCTAGAGATAAGTCCAGAACAAGGTCTAAGTCCAGATCCAGagacaaatacagagaaaagtCCAGGTCCACAGATAAATCCAGCAGGAGGTCCTCCAGCCAGAACAGGTCCAGAGAAAAGACAGTGGAACCAGAGAAAGCTGAGAACCCCG ACTCTGAGTCCAGAACTGATCCTGAACCAGCTCCTGTCCGTGACTCCAGACCTGAAACTACAGAGACTGAACAGAGCGAAGAGGAAGCAGA GTCGTCTGCGGAGGAGAGCGACATCGAGGGGATGGAGGTGATCGGAGAGGATGGTGAGAGTCTGGAGGACGAAGACAAGGAAAGTCTGGatgatgctgaggaggaggaggaagcttcTGAGGGAAACCACGGTCCAGCAGAGAGGCCTGACTCACCTGGACAAG GGGAAGAAAAGGAGGTGAAGGATGGAGAGACTGAAGATCAGGACACACCTGTGatagaggagagggaggaggactcAGAGACGGCAGAGACTCAGCAGGACCACGACGAG GAGGAACCCAGTTTCCCAGTAGACCTGGAGAACTGCATCACTCTGGATGAACTGGACGAGGACGAGTCTGATGACCAGG AGATCGGAGCTGAACCTGAG TCCACCAGAGTGCTGTACTTCAGAAACCTGCCGCTGCGTTTCTACACCGACACAGAGTTCGTCAGACTGGTCAAAGGTTCTGGGAAGGCGGTGCGGTACCTGCTGATCCGCCAACAGCGAGAG GGTTTCATCGAGATGTCGAGTTCTTCAGAGGCTGTGAGAGCTGTCAGAGATCTGACCTGCACACCTGTCACCTTCCACGGCTGCAAACTCAGCGTCCAGTTCTCCGACAAATACAAGAGACTCACCAACTG GTGGGATGTTCAGTCGGAcgaggacgaggacgaggagAAGAGGAGCGAGCGCCGGAgttggagcagcaggaggaggagtgagcgccggagcagcagcaggaggagcgaGAGACGGAGCAAATCCAAAACCTCCGATAGAGACGAGAAAGAGTCCTCACAAAAGAGTCCAGACAAAGAGTCGGGATCCAATAAGTCTACAAAGAAAGAGTCAACCAACAAAAGGTCTTCAGGAAACAAATCAGCCTCCAGAAAgactctggaggaggaggaggacaaaaagACTCAAGACAAGGAtgtcaaaaacacatcagagaagGAATCAGCTGCTAGAGAGACtccagagaaagagacagcCAATGAAAAAACTACAGAAGTATCAGTGTCCATAAAGACTGAAGAGACAGACTCAGCTGCTGAGAAGACCACCGGAAAGGACCTGACCCCAGAGACGAACCCAGAGACCGAGAcaccacagaggagagggaCGCATGAGAAGGACCCAGCGCCTGAAAAACCCCTGAAGACAAAGTCGGAGAGCGACGAGGCTCCAGCCGAGGAG GAGGAGCGATCAGCTGGACTCACTGTGTCTGAGCTTCACAGAGTCTGGAGTCCAGGTCAGCCAGACTCTGGAGATCCCAAACCACAAACAGAACAG AAACCCGCTGCTGCAGATCGGCTACAGGAGCTCAGCCTGGAACAGAAGCCAGGACCtgcagggggcgctgcagaACCCGAGACACCCACCAAACCTGTTG gaaCGGAGTTTGTTCGGCCAGTCGTCGGTTATTTCTGTAACCTGTGTCAGGTGATCTACGCAGACGAGGACGAAGCCaaactgcagcactgcagcagtcTGACCCACTACAGGAAGTACCAGGTGACAGCTGGAGGCCGAACAGCAGCAGGCTCAGGGTCCTCAGG GGTCCTCGGGGCTGCTGTTTGTTCAGGTTTCAGAGTCCTAAcatgttaa